The Plectropomus leopardus isolate mb chromosome 15, YSFRI_Pleo_2.0, whole genome shotgun sequence genome has a segment encoding these proteins:
- the unc5b gene encoding netrin receptor UNC5B has product MRSVRMQREQGLGPLVLLLLVGRYVVSGTESTDYSEAEVLPDSFPSAPAEPLPEFLLEPEDAFIVKNRPVQLRCRASPATQIYFKCNGEWVNQNDHVTRESLDQVTGLVVREVDISVSRTQVEELFGLEDYWCQCVAWSSAGTTKSNRAYVRIAYLRKNFEQEPLGREVRLEQEVLLQCRPPEGMPAAEVDWLKNEDVIDPSQDSNFLITIDHDLIIKQARLSDTANYTCVARNVVAKRRSSTATLIVYVSGGWSSWTEWSECNARCGRGWQRRTRSCTNPAPLNGGAFCEGPPFQRVTCTTLCPVDGGWTEWAKWSACGTECTHWRSRECQAPPPRNGGKHCSGSMMESKNCTEGLCARNKKISIEHASHPLAPGMGVAVYAGLVGALLLCVILVLCVGVLAYRRRCQHLHGDITDSSSALTAAFHPGNYKPPRQDNPHPLHPSAPPDLTATAGAFRGPLFSLQQGVNDSPHKIPMTTSPLLDPLPSLKIKVYNASTLSSLELPAEMSLGDGEILSLKSVGTMGRERDYHSHTLSREPGLSTSATLGNLGGRLTIPNTGVSLLVPPGTIPQGKFYEMYLIINKWDKTTLPSEGSQTVLSPVVSCGPSGMLLNRPVVLTLPHCAQLDTPTPDWTLTLKTQTHQGAWEEVLTVGEETLSSPCYLQLEEECCHVLMEQLGTYGLVGQSCPPQPACKRLQLALFAPRAPCLSLDYSLRIYCIHDTPHALKDVLDLERSLGGVLLEDPKPLLFKDSYHNLRLSIHDIPHTHWRSKLLAKYQEIPFYHIWSGSQRPLHCTFSLERGSLAVSQLACKICVRQVEGEGQIFQLHTDIQETLPPHSPLPSGGTCLPSSQVGPYAFRLPDSIRQKICASLDAPSARGCDWRLLARSLGFDRYLNYFATKPSPTGVLLDLWEACHQADADLVSLATALEEMGKSEVLVVMTTDGDC; this is encoded by the exons AGAGCACCGACTATAGCGAGGCCGAGGTTCTCCCTGACTCCTTCCCGTCAGCACCAGCAGAACCTCTCCCAGAATTCCTGCTGGAGCCAGAGGACGCTTTCATCGTGAAGAACCGGCCGGTCCAGCTGCGGTGCCGGGCGTCACCAGCCACCCAGATCTACTTCAAATGTAATGGAGAATGGGTCAATCAAAACGATCACGTCACTAGAGAGAGCCTGGACCAGgtcacag GTCTGGTGGTGCGGGAAGTGGACATCTCTGTGTCGAGGACCCAGGTGGAGGAGCTGTTTGGGTTGGAGGACTACTGGTGCCAGTGCGTGGCCTGGAGCTCTGCTGGCACCACCAAGAGCAACCGTGCCTATGTTCGCATTGCAT ACCTGAGGAAGAACTTTGAGCAGGAGCCGCTGGGGCGGGAGGTGCGGCTCGAGCAGGAGGTGCTGCTGCAGTGTCGCCCACCGGAAGGCATGCCCGCTGCGGAG GTGGACTGGCTGAAGAACGAGGACGTCATAGATCCATCGCAGGACTCCAACTTCCTGATCACCATTGATCATGATCTGATCATCAAACAGGCCAGACTCTCAGACACGGCCAACTACACTTGCGTGGCTCGTAACGTGGTGGCCAAAAGACGCAGCAGCACCGCCACTCTTATTGTTTATG tgAGCGGAGGTTGGTCGTCTTGGACTGAATGGTCAGAGTGTAATGCTCGGTGCGGGCGAGGCTGGCAGCGACGAACTCGCAGCTGCACCAATCCTGCCCCTCTAAACGGAGGCGCCTTCTGTGAGGGCCCACCCTTTCAGAGAGTGACCTGCACCACACTGTGCCCAG TGGATGGAGGCTGGACAGAGTGGGCAAAGTGGTCCGCCTGTGGGACAGAGTGCACCCACTGGCGCAGTCGCGAGTGCCAAGCCCCCCCACCTAGAAATGGAGGAAAGCACTGCAGCGGCAGCATGATGGAGAGCAAAAACTGCACTGAGGGGCTGTGTGCACGCA ATAAAAAGATTTCTATTGAACATGCAAGCCATC CGCTGGCCCCAGGTATGGGTGTTGCAGTCTACGCTGGTCTGGTGGGggccctgctgctgtgtgtgataCTGGTGTTGTGCGTGGGAGTGCTGGCATATCGCCGCAGATGCCAACATCTCCATGGAGACATCACCGATTCTTCGTCTGCTCTTACTGCCGCCTTCCACCCTGGCAACTACAAACCTCCCAGACAGG ATAACCCTCACCCACTGCATCCCTCAGCTCCTCCGGATCTTACAGCCACAGCAGGGGCTTTCCGTGGGCCGCTCTTCTCCCTGCAGCAGGGGGTCAACGACAGCCCCCACAAAATCCCCATGACCACTTCACCCCTGCTGGACCCTCTGCCAAGTCTCAAAATCAAGGTGTATAACGCCTCCACTCTTTCCTCCCTGGAGCTCCCGGCAGAAATGAGCTTAGGTGATGGGGAGATCCTCAGCTTGAAGTCGGTGGGAACGATGGGCAGAGAGCGAGATTACCACAGCCACACCCTGTCCAGAGAGCCAGGGCTGAGCACCAGCGCCACCCTGGGTAATCTTGGAGGACGCCTCACCATCCCCAACACAG GTGTGAGTCTGCTTGTCCCCCCTGGCACAATCCCCCAGGGGAAGTTCTACGAGATGTACCTCATTATCAACAAGTGGGACAAAACGAC GCTACCCTCTGAGGGCAGTCAGACTGTACTAAGTCCTGTGGTCAGCTGCGGCCCATCCGGTATGCTGCTGAATCGTCCCGTTGTTCTTACTTTGCCGCACTGTGCCCAACTAGACACACCTACACCCGACTGGACCCTCACACTAAAGACACAGACGCACCAGGGGGCATGGGAG GAGGTGCTGACAGTAGGAGAGGAGACTTTGTCGTCGCCGTGCTAtctgcagctggaggaggagtgTTGTCATGTTCTCATGGAGCAGCTGGGAACGTACGGCCTGGTAGGCCAGTCCTGCCCCCCACAGCCTGCCTGCAAACGCCTGCAGTTGGCACTGTTCGCCCCTCGAGCTCCCTGCCTCTCCCTGGACTACAGCCTTCGTATCTACTGCATCCATGACACCCCACATGCACTCAAG GATGTGCTGGATTTGGAGAGGAGTCTAGGTGGAGTTTTGCTGGAGGATCCCAAGCCGCTGCTGTTCAAAGACAGCTACCACAACCTGCGCCTGTCCATCCACGACATTCCTCACACTCACTGGAGAAGCAAACTACTGGCAAAGTATCAG GAGATCCCGTTCTATCACATCTGGAGCGGCAGTCAGAGACCCCTGCACTGCACCTTCAGCCTGGAGAGAGGGAGCCTGGCTGTGTCACAGCTCGCCTGTAAGATCTGCGTCCGGCAGGTGGAAGGGGAGGGACAGATATTCCAGCTGCACACGGATATTCAGGAG ACTCTGCCCCCGCATTCGCCCCTCCCCTCAGGAGGCACCTGCCTGCCTTCCTCTCAAGTGGGACCCTATGCCTTTCGCTTGCCTGACTCCATCCGCCAGAAGATCTGTGCCAGTTTGGATGCACCCAGTGCTCGAGGATGTGACTGGAGACTACTGGCACGCAGCCTGGGCTTTGACAG gTACTTGAACTACTTTGCAACAAAACCCAGCCCCACAGGTGTTCTACTGGACTTATGGGAAGCTTGTCATCAAGCTGACGCAGACCTGGTCTCTCTGGCGACCGCGCTGGAAGAAATGGGCAAAAGTGAGGTGCTAGTTGTCATGACAACAGATGGGGATTGTTGA